One region of Oryza sativa Japonica Group chromosome 10, ASM3414082v1 genomic DNA includes:
- the LOC4349003 gene encoding dof zinc finger protein DOF3.1 — MSSPFLGSSSSSASSPLSYLTPPRPPPPPPPLLMGQGYAAAANGGIGGGGVEAVNAAAAPRQGGRHAGHPPLPRPPPRQCPRCGSANTKFCYYNNYSRTQPRYLCKACRRHWTEGGTLRDVPVGGGRKNSKRAAGGGKAGATASTAASAHVVAPAAAPPTSSSFPDLLRQMLMAPATAGGGGGYSIDLTAWQQMAAFAAPPQAATGDVGGAVGAASTAAPDANCGGGGVQYWNGWLQDDMPGLDGSC, encoded by the exons ATGTCGTCGCCGTTCCTgggctcttcttcctcttccgcTTCGTCGCCCCTCTCTTACCTGACCCCGCCtaggcctcctcctcctcctcctccccttctcatG GGGCAGGGATACGCCGCTGCTGCCAATGGCGgaattggcggcggcggcgtcgaggcggtgaacgcggcggcggcgccgaggcagGGTGGCAGGCACGCCGGGCACCCGCCgctgccgaggccgccgccgaggcaGTGCCCGCGGTGCGGCTCGGCGAACACCAAGTTCTGCTACTACAACAACTACAGCCGCACGCAGCCGCGGTACCTCTGCAAGGCGTGCCGCCGCCACTGGACGGAGGGCGGCACGCTCCGCGACgtccccgtcggcggcggccgcaagAACAGCAagcgcgccgccggcggaggcaaGGCCGGCGCCACAGCCTCGACGGCGGCTTCTGCCCATGTcgtcgcgccggcggcggcgccgccgacgtcgtcgtcgttccccgATCTCCTGAGGCAGATGCTGATGGCGCCGGCTAccgccggtggcggaggcggctacAGCATCGACCTGACCGCGTGGCAGCAAATGGCGGCGTTCGCGGCTCCACCTCAGGCCGCCAccggcgatgtcggcggcgcggtcggagcggcgtcgacggcggcgccggacgcgaactgcggcggcggcggcgtgcagtACTGGAACGGGTGGCTGCAAGATGACATGCCCGGTCTAGATGGTTCATGTTAA
- the LOC4349002 gene encoding uncharacterized protein, producing MADSTRVLAVILVVDVVAFGLAIAAEQSRPSARVETDARQEWTYCVYRPDAATGLGAAALALLLIGQAVAAVSSRCFCCGAALRPGGARACALILFLSSWLTFLIAESCLLAGLVQSAYHTRYRKVFFENPPDCETVRRGTFGAGAAFSLITCVLTGAYYFYFSKSRVSYARREATIGMSPYS from the exons ATGGCCGACTCCACCAGGGTGCTGGCCGTCATCCTggtcgtcgacgtcgtcgccttcggcctcgccatcgccgccgagcagAGCCGCCCATCG GCGAGGGTGGAGACGGACGCGAGGCAGGAGTGGACCTACTGCGTGTACCGCCCCGACGCGGCGACCGGGctgggcgccgccgcgctggcgcTGCTGCTCATCGGCCAGGCGGTGGCCGCCGTCTCCAGCCGCTGCTTCTGCTGCGGCGCCGCGCTCCgccccggcggcgcgcgcgcctgcgctctcatcctcttcctctcctcctg GTTGACATTCCTCATCGCGGAGTCGTGCCTGCTGGCCGGGCTGGTGCAGTCCGCCTACCACACCCGCTACCGCAAGGTCTTCTTCGAGAACCCGCCGGACTGCGAGACGGTGCGGCGGGGCAcgttcggcgccggcgccgccttctCCCTGATCACCTGCGTGCTCACCGGAGCCTACTACTTCTACTTCTCCAAGTCGCGGGTCTCCTACGCCCGCCGGGAAGCCACCATCGGCATGAGCCCGTACAGCTGA